From Palaemon carinicauda isolate YSFRI2023 chromosome 29, ASM3689809v2, whole genome shotgun sequence, one genomic window encodes:
- the LOC137622408 gene encoding uncharacterized protein has protein sequence MVAAKECAIPMYGYENLILSFGNGKFNWKILVADVILPIIDVDFLSYFHLLVDVVHRPLVNADSYLLTPLQPTPSNFALYISAPTYAYAHLLTSYLEVFRPELQQTHMAPAKHGIYHLIKTTGTPVFAKFRRLVPDRLAAAKMTFAEMEKMGLCQKASSPWTSPLYIVLKKRRLPPPVWGLQVPEHANRTGSLPSPKIADVTSYLQKAKVFSTLDLLKGCY, from the coding sequence ATGGTAGCTGCCAAAGAATGTGCGATACCCatgtacggttacgagaacctcatattatcgtttggaaacggcaaattcaattggaagattctcgttgctgatgtcatattgccaatcatcgatgtggatttcctctcttatttccaccttctggttgatgttgtCCACCGaccattggtcaacgcagactcgtacttgttgacacctcttcaacccaccccctccaactttGCTCTCTATATCAGTGCACCTACgtatgcttacgcccacctcctcacgtcgtacttggaagttttccgtccagaacttcagcAAACGCatatggctcctgccaaacacggtatttatcaccttatTAAGACaacgggaaccccagtcttcgccaaattcagacgtctggtaccggatcgattggcagccgccaaaatgacgtttgccgaaatggaaaaaatgggcctttgccaaaaggcctccagcccatggacgtcacccttatacatcgtcctAAAAAAAAGGCGGCTACCTCcgcccgtgtggggattacaggtgcctgaacatgcaaacagaaccggatcactaccttcTCCCaaaattgccgacgtgacctcctacctgcaaaaagcaaaggtcttctccacgctcgacctcctgaaggggtgttattag